Genomic window (Longimicrobiaceae bacterium):
CGCCACCTTCCCCTATCCCATCTACTCCGCCTGGTTCGACACGTACGGGCGCGAGAACCCGGTGCGCATCACCTACGGCTCCATCGGCTCGGGCGGCGGGATCCGCCAGGTGACCGAGGGGACGGTGGACTTCGGCGCCTCCGACGCGCCTATGAACGAGGAGGAGCTCGCCAAGGCCCCCGGGATGCTGCACATCCCCACCGTTCTCGGCGCGGTGACGGTGGCGTACAACCTCCCCGGCGTCCAGCAGCCCATCAACCTGAGCGGCGAGGTGCTGGCGGACATCTTCCGCGGGCAGGTCAAGAAGTGGAACGACCCGCGGATCGCGCAGCTCAACCCGGGCGTTAGCCTCCCCGCGCGTGACATCCTGGTGGTGTACCGCACCGACGGGAGCGGCACCACCTACGTGTTCACCGACTACCTCTCGGCGGTGAGCCCCGCGTGGAAGCAGCAGGTGGGGACCGGGAAGTCCGTGCAGTGGCCCACCGGTCTGGGCGCCAAGGGGAACGAGGGCGTGGCCGGGCAGGTGAAGCAGACCGAGGGCGCCATCGGCTACGTGGAGCTGGCGTACGCGCGCCAGGCCGACCTCCAGACCGCCGCCGTGCAGAACCGGGCCGGGCAGTTCGTGCAGCCCTCCGTGGAGGCGACCACCGCCGCGGCCGACGGGCTGGCGCAGAAGCTCGGGCCGGAGTCCGACTTCCGCGTCTCCATCGTGAACCCGGAGGGGGCGCAGGCGTACCCCATCGCCTCCTGGACCTACCTCCTGGTCCCGCCGCACATGGAGGACTGCGCCAGGGCCAACGCGCTGGCGAACGTGGTCCGCTGGAGCCTGACCGAGGGCGGCGACGCGGCCCGCAAGCTCCACTACGCGCCGCTCCCCGAGCCGGTCCGCGACCGGGTGCTGCAGAAGCTGGGGACCGTGACCTGCGGCCCCGACCGCCAGCCCGTCGGCGCGGCGAGCTGACGTGGCAATGCAGCCAGTTCCGGAGGAGATCGGCGTCGTCGCCGGGCCTCCTCCGCAGCACTTCCCGCTCGCCTTCGCCGGCAGCGGCCGGGGGAACGTCGCCGACCGCGTGTACGGCGGCGTTCTCCTGGCAATGGGGCTCGCCATCCCCCTGCTTCTGGGCTTCCTCCTCTTCCGGGTGGGGGCCTCGGCCTGGCCGGCGATCCGCGCCTTCGGCTGGAGCTTCCTCGCCAGCAGCGAGTGGAACCCGGTGGCGGGGGAGTTCGGCGCGCTCCCGTTCATCTTCGGGACGCTCGCTTCCTCGCTCCTGGCGGTGCTGATCGCGGTGCCGCTGGCGGTGGGGCTCGCCATCTTCCTCACGGAGCTGGCGCCGCGCTGGCTCGCCACGCCCATCGCCTTCGGCACCGAGCTGCTGGCGGCCATCCCCAGCGTGGTGTACGGCCTGTGGGGGATCTTCGTGCTGGTCCCCTGGCTCCGCTTCAACGTACAGGAGCCGCTCGCCCGCGCCTTGGGCGACACCATCCCGCTCTTCCGCGGGCCGGCCTACGGGGTGAGCGTCCTCTCCGCCGGGGTGATCCTGGCCATTATGATCGTCCCCTTCATCTCCGCGGTGTCGCGCGAGGTGCTCGCGGCCGTGCCGCGGGTGCAGCGCGAGGGCGCGCTGGCCCTGGGCGCCACCCGCTGGGAGATGACCTGGCAGGTGGTGCTCCCCTACGCCACGCCGGGGATCATCGGCGCGGTGATCCTGGGGCTGGGCCGCGCCCTGGGCGAGACCATGGCCGTGACCATGGTGATCGGCAACCGCCCGGAGATCTCCGCCTCGCTCTTCGCGCCCGGCTACACCATGGCGAGCGTGCTGGCGAACGAGTTCGCGGAGGCGTCCAGCGACCTGTACCTGGCCGCGCTCATGGAGATCGCGCTGATCCTGTTCGGCATCACCATCGTGGTGAACACCTTCGCGCGCCTCCTGGTGTGGCGCGTGGCGCGCAGGGGGGGGCGGTGAGCGCGCCGGCCACGCTCACCTGGCGCGACCGGCGCCGGCGGAGCACCAACCTGGTGATGCTCGCCCTCACCGGGGTGGCGGCGTTCCTGACGGTGGTGCCGCTGCTGCTGATCCTCTTCCACCTGCTCACGGCGGGGCTGTCGTCCATCAACCTGGACTTCTTCACCCAGCGCCCTGCCCCGGTGGGGCAGGAGGGCGGGGGGATGGGGAACGCCATTCTGGGGACCGTGATCCTGGTGGGCGTGGCCGCCGCGCTGGGGCTCCCGGTGGCGGTCGGCGCCGGTCTCTTTTTGGCCGAGTCCGAGGGGAGCCGCCTGGCGAACGGGATCCGCTTCCTCACCGACGTGATGAACGGCATCCCCTCCATCGTGGTGGGGATCTTCGTGTGGGCCTGGATCGTGGTCACCATGGGAGGGTTCAGCGCCCTCGCGGGCGGGGTGGCGCTCGCCATCATGCTCCTCCCCATGGTGACGCGCACCACCGAGGAGATGGTGCGCCTCGTCCCGCGCGAGCTGCGGGAGGGCGGGCTCGCGCTGGGCTTCACCCGCTGGCGCACGACCCTGGGGATCGTGCTCCCGGCGGCGCGGAGCGGGATTCTCACCGGGATCCTGGTGTCGCTGGCCCGCATCGCCGGGGAAACGGCGCCGCTCCTCTTCACCGCCTTCGTGAACCCGTACTGGAGCTGGAGCCTCGGCGAGCAGATCGCCGCGCTCCCGGTGCAGATCTTCCTCTACGCCACCTCGCCCTTCGAGGAGTGGCACCGGCTCGCCTGGGCCGCGGCACTGGTGCTGATCGGCCTGGTGCTCGCCGTGAGCATCACCGCCCGGTTCCTGATCCGCAGTCCCTACAAGGACCGATAGCATGACCGAAACGTCCATCAAGGCGCACTCCATGGCCCAGTCGCACACTCCCGCGCCCGCGGCGGAGCGCCCGCACGCGCGGCGGCCCGAGGCGGCCGACGTGGCGCCCGCGGTCGAGGCCCGCGACTTCTCGTTCTGGTACGGCGGGACCCGGGCGCTGAACGACATCACGCTCACGGTCCCCGAGCGGAAGGTCACCGCGCTCATCGGCCCCTCCGGGTGCGGGAAGTCCACCTTCCTGCGCTCCATCAACCGCATGAACGACCTGATCGCCGGGACCCGGCACGACGGCGACATCCTCATCCACGGCGCGTCGGTGTACGACCCGGGCGTGGACGTGGTGCAGCTGCGGAAGCGGGTGGGGATGGTCTTCCAGAAGTCCAACCCGTTTCCCAAGTCCATCTACGACAACGTGGCCTACGGGGCCCGCGTCAACGGCCTCGCCCGGGGGCGCCGCGAGCTGGACGAGCTCGTGGAGCGCTCGCTCCAGCAGGCGGCCATCTGGGACGAGGTCAAGGACCGCCTGGACCGGAGCGCGCTCGGCCTCTCGGGCGGGCAGCAGCAGCGCCTCTGCATCGCGCGGGCGCTGGCGGTGCAGCCGGACGTCCTCCTCATGGACGAGCCGGCGAGCGCCCTGGACCCCATCGCCACGCAGAAGATCGAGGAGCTGATCTACGAGCTGAAGCGCGACTACACCATCGTCATCGTGACCCACAACATGCAGCAGGCGGCGCGGGTTTCCGACTTCACCGCGTTCTTCTACATGGGCGAGCTGGTGGAGGTCGGGAAGACGGACGTGATCTTCACCAACCCCCGCGAGGACCGGACCGAGGCGTACATCACCGGGAGGTTCGGATGAGCCCGCTCACCGGGGTCCGCCACTTCCACGAGGAGCTGGCCCAGCTCAAGGGCCGGCTCCTAGAGATGTCGCACCTGGCCGAGGAGCTCGTCCGCACCGCGGTGGAGGCGCTCCAGGAGCGCGACGAGGCCAAGGCGCAGTCCGTGGTCCTGGCCGACCGGGAGCTGGACGCGCTGGAAGTGGAGGTGGACGACGCCTGCATCCACCTGCTGGCGCTGCAGCAGCCCATGGCCCGGGACCTCCGCCTGATCACGATGGCGATGAAGATCTCCAACGACCTGGAGCGCGTGGGCGACCACGCCGTGAACATCGCCGAGGCGGTCCCGCACCTCGCCGGCCGGCCCTTCGCGCAGTTCCCGGAGATCGAGGAGATGGCGCGCCTCGCCCGGGAGATGCTCTCGGACGCGCTGGACGACTTCGTCCGCGGCGACGCCCAGGCCGCGCGCGAGGTGTGCCGGCGCGACGACCGGGTGGACGCGCTCCACGAGTCGCTCTTCCGGATCCTGCTCACGCACATGATGGAGGACCCGCGGCGGATCGGCCCCTCCATGTCCATGTTCCTGGTGAGCCGCAACCTGGAGCGCATCGCCGACCTGGCGACCAACATCGCCGAGGACGTGGTCTTCCTGGTGGAGGGGCGCACCATCAAGCACCACGCGGAGGACGGCGGGATCCGCTGAGCGCCCCCGCCGTCCGCCGGCGAGCACTCCCGCGCCCGCTCCCCCGTCCGGGGGAGCGGGCGCAGAGTTTGCGGCCCAGTGGGCTCCGGCGGCCCCGGCTGTGCCCGCTGCGCGCCGCGAGCGCGCTTGCCGAGCACCCTGGCGCGCGGTACAATCTCCGGCTGCGCCCGGCCCCGAGGCCGCGCAAGACACCGCGAACCCCACCGTCCATGCAGCGTTCCCCCGGACCGTCGCGCCCTGGTACCGAGGGCGGCGAGCCCGCCGCGTCCTCGTCAACGCCCACGCCTACGCCCTCGCCGCTGCAGGACATCGTCGTCGCCGACCCGGTGGAGATGCTGCTGGAGGAGGTGGTGGAGGAGACGCAGCCGCAGGGGCTGAAGTACGGCTCGTCGTTGCGGGGCCGCGTCGCCATCGTCACGGGCGGGGCCACGGGGATCGGGCGGGCGATCGCGCTGGAGCTGGCGCGGCACGGGGTGCACGTGGCCTTCAACTACTTCTCGTACGACGAGAGCGGCGAGATCGAGGAGGAGGCCGCGCGCACCGCCCGCGAGATCGCGCAGCTCGAGGTGGGGTGCCACCACGCCGAGTGCGACGTGCGCGACTCCGAGGCGGTGGGCGCATTCGTGGAAACGGTTCTGGAGCGCTTCGGCGGGCTGCAGATCCTGGTGAACAACGCCGGGATCGGGCGCGACGGCGCGCTCTGGCGGCTGACCGACGAGAAGTGGCGCGCGGTGCTGGACACCAACCTGACCGGTACCTTCAACATGATCCGCGCGGTGTCGCCGCACTTCCGGAAGCAGGGCGACGGCAAGATCGTGAACCTGTCCTCGGTGCACGGCCTCCGCAGCGAGTTCGGGCTCGCCAACTACTGCGCCTCCAAGGCGGGGATCCTGGGGCTGACCCGCTCCGCCGCGCTGGAGCTGGGCCGCAGCAACGTCAACGTCAACGCCGTGGCGCCCGGGTACATCCGCACCACCCGCCTCACAAACGGTGTCCCCGCGGAGATCCTGGACGACGCGCGCGAGCAGGCGGTGCTGGGCCGCCTTGGCGACCCGCAGGACGTGGCGAACGTGGTCGTGTTCCTGTGCTCGGAGCTGGCCCGCCACATCACCGGCGTGGTGATCCCGGTGGACGGGGGCCACCTGCTGTGAGAAGCCACCGGCGCCGCCTCGCACTTCGCACCTCGCACTTCGCACTTGCCGTCCTCCTCGCCGCCTGCGCGCCGAAGCCCGCGGCGGCCCCGGACGCGCCCGCGCCGACGCCGCCGCCCGCGGCAAGCGCACCGGCGCTGCGCCTGGCCGGGCAGAAGGTGCTCGTCCTCCCCGTGCAGGCCGTGAACGGGCTGTCGGGAGAGGCGCAGGACCGGCTGGAGCGGGAGCTCCTGTTCGCGCTGGGAGACCGGGAGCCGCGGGCGACCTGGATCGCGCCGGAGGTGCTGGAGCGGGCGCTGCGGCGCTCCCCCGGCTTCGCGGGGAGCCCGCGCGCGGTCCCGGGCGACCCCATGATGCACCACCGGGAGCGCCGCGTCGTGGAGCCGCTCGCGGGCGAGCTGCGGCGCTACGCCGCGCTCACCGACGTGCGCCTGGTCCTCCTCCCCCGCGCCGCGGCATGGGTGCGGGCGGACGGGACGGATCCGGGACGCGTCCGCATCTCCGCCGCGCTGGTGGACGCGCGCAGCGGCGACCTGGTATGGTGGGGGGAGGCCGAAGGCGACCCCCGCCCCGAGGCCGACACTCCAGCGCTGGCGAGCGCCGCGGCGGCTCTCGCGGCACGCATCGCTGCACCCGGCGCGCAGCCGTGAGGGCGCGGCGGCGCTGGAACGACCCTTGCCCACAGCGCTCCCGGCCGGACCCTCCGGTCCGCCGGGACGCATCACGTCAGAGCACGCTTTCATGGCCCAGACCGTAACCCTGATCCCCGGCGACGGGATCGGACCGTCGATCACCGACGCCACCGTCCGCCTGGTGGAGGCGGCCGGCGTCTCCCTGCAGTGGGACCGCCGCGAGGCCGGGATGGCCGCCCTCAGCGCCCACAACACCCCCATCCCCGAAGAGACGCTGGATTCGGTGCGCGCCACCCGGGTGGCGCTCAAGGGGCCGCTGACGACCCCGGTGGGGACCGGCTTCCGCTCCATCAACGTCGCGCTTCGCAAGGAGTTCGACCTGTACTCCAACGTCCGCCCGGCGCGCACCATCGTCCCCGGGGGGCGCTACGAGGACATCGACCTCGTCCTGATCCGCGAGAACACCGAGGGGCTCTACAGCGGCGTGGAGCACTACGTCGGCATCGGCAGCGACCCGCGCGCGGCGGCAGAGTCGGTGATGATCGTCACCCGCTTCGGGGTGGAGCGCATCGTCCGCTACGCCTTCGAGTATGCCGTCTCCCACGGGCGGAAGAAGGTGACGCTGGCCCACAAGGCCAACATCCTGAAGTACACGCAGGGGCTCTTCCTCGACATCGGGCGCGAGATCGCGAAGGAGTACGAGGGGCGCGTGGAGTTCGAGGA
Coding sequences:
- the pstS gene encoding phosphate ABC transporter substrate-binding protein PstS, translating into MKRFWTGALTLVLFSGLAACGGSEGGATPGAMAKGADAPAGTVALTGAGATFPYPIYSAWFDTYGRENPVRITYGSIGSGGGIRQVTEGTVDFGASDAPMNEEELAKAPGMLHIPTVLGAVTVAYNLPGVQQPINLSGEVLADIFRGQVKKWNDPRIAQLNPGVSLPARDILVVYRTDGSGTTYVFTDYLSAVSPAWKQQVGTGKSVQWPTGLGAKGNEGVAGQVKQTEGAIGYVELAYARQADLQTAAVQNRAGQFVQPSVEATTAAADGLAQKLGPESDFRVSIVNPEGAQAYPIASWTYLLVPPHMEDCARANALANVVRWSLTEGGDAARKLHYAPLPEPVRDRVLQKLGTVTCGPDRQPVGAAS
- the pstC gene encoding phosphate ABC transporter permease subunit PstC, translating into MQPVPEEIGVVAGPPPQHFPLAFAGSGRGNVADRVYGGVLLAMGLAIPLLLGFLLFRVGASAWPAIRAFGWSFLASSEWNPVAGEFGALPFIFGTLASSLLAVLIAVPLAVGLAIFLTELAPRWLATPIAFGTELLAAIPSVVYGLWGIFVLVPWLRFNVQEPLARALGDTIPLFRGPAYGVSVLSAGVILAIMIVPFISAVSREVLAAVPRVQREGALALGATRWEMTWQVVLPYATPGIIGAVILGLGRALGETMAVTMVIGNRPEISASLFAPGYTMASVLANEFAEASSDLYLAALMEIALILFGITIVVNTFARLLVWRVARRGGR
- the pstA gene encoding phosphate ABC transporter permease PstA, whose amino-acid sequence is MSAPATLTWRDRRRRSTNLVMLALTGVAAFLTVVPLLLILFHLLTAGLSSINLDFFTQRPAPVGQEGGGMGNAILGTVILVGVAAALGLPVAVGAGLFLAESEGSRLANGIRFLTDVMNGIPSIVVGIFVWAWIVVTMGGFSALAGGVALAIMLLPMVTRTTEEMVRLVPRELREGGLALGFTRWRTTLGIVLPAARSGILTGILVSLARIAGETAPLLFTAFVNPYWSWSLGEQIAALPVQIFLYATSPFEEWHRLAWAAALVLIGLVLAVSITARFLIRSPYKDR
- the pstB gene encoding phosphate ABC transporter ATP-binding protein PstB — its product is MTETSIKAHSMAQSHTPAPAAERPHARRPEAADVAPAVEARDFSFWYGGTRALNDITLTVPERKVTALIGPSGCGKSTFLRSINRMNDLIAGTRHDGDILIHGASVYDPGVDVVQLRKRVGMVFQKSNPFPKSIYDNVAYGARVNGLARGRRELDELVERSLQQAAIWDEVKDRLDRSALGLSGGQQQRLCIARALAVQPDVLLMDEPASALDPIATQKIEELIYELKRDYTIVIVTHNMQQAARVSDFTAFFYMGELVEVGKTDVIFTNPREDRTEAYITGRFG
- the phoU gene encoding phosphate signaling complex protein PhoU, yielding MSPLTGVRHFHEELAQLKGRLLEMSHLAEELVRTAVEALQERDEAKAQSVVLADRELDALEVEVDDACIHLLALQQPMARDLRLITMAMKISNDLERVGDHAVNIAEAVPHLAGRPFAQFPEIEEMARLAREMLSDALDDFVRGDAQAAREVCRRDDRVDALHESLFRILLTHMMEDPRRIGPSMSMFLVSRNLERIADLATNIAEDVVFLVEGRTIKHHAEDGGIR
- a CDS encoding SDR family NAD(P)-dependent oxidoreductase, with the translated sequence MQRSPGPSRPGTEGGEPAASSSTPTPTPSPLQDIVVADPVEMLLEEVVEETQPQGLKYGSSLRGRVAIVTGGATGIGRAIALELARHGVHVAFNYFSYDESGEIEEEAARTAREIAQLEVGCHHAECDVRDSEAVGAFVETVLERFGGLQILVNNAGIGRDGALWRLTDEKWRAVLDTNLTGTFNMIRAVSPHFRKQGDGKIVNLSSVHGLRSEFGLANYCASKAGILGLTRSAALELGRSNVNVNAVAPGYIRTTRLTNGVPAEILDDAREQAVLGRLGDPQDVANVVVFLCSELARHITGVVIPVDGGHLL
- a CDS encoding isocitrate/isopropylmalate family dehydrogenase translates to MAQTVTLIPGDGIGPSITDATVRLVEAAGVSLQWDRREAGMAALSAHNTPIPEETLDSVRATRVALKGPLTTPVGTGFRSINVALRKEFDLYSNVRPARTIVPGGRYEDIDLVLIRENTEGLYSGVEHYVGIGSDPRAAAESVMIVTRFGVERIVRYAFEYAVSHGRKKVTLAHKANILKYTQGLFLDIGREIAKEYEGRVEFEDRIIDATAMMLVMDPYRFDVIVCENMFGDILSDQIAGLVGGLGLAPGANIGKDAAIFEAVHGSAPDIAGKGIANPSALMLAAIMMLRHLGMTDQADRIQAALEATVREGDSTTPDLGGTGSTDSFTDAIIRRL